In a single window of the Rhodamnia argentea isolate NSW1041297 chromosome 2, ASM2092103v1, whole genome shotgun sequence genome:
- the LOC115749871 gene encoding purine permease 3-like has protein sequence MVETMEAPQGETMEAPQGKTMRLLLLALNCAMLSLGTCGGPLLMRLYFIRGGARVWLSSWLETGGWPIIFVPLAAAYFRRRAAEGPSARLILMDPFLFVASAVIGVLTGLDDYLYAYGVARLPVSTSALLIATQLGFTALFAFLLVRQLFTSYSINSVFLLTMGAGVLAMHSSSDRPKGESNREYYAGFFMTLGAAALYGFILPLVELMYKKAKQAITYSLVLEIQLVMCFFATVFCTIGMLVNKDFQAIPREARKYELGEARYYVVLAWNAIVWQFFFLGAIGVIFYSSSLFSGIVIAVLLPITEILGVICFQEKFQVEKAVSLILSLWGFASYFYGEFKVAKKDKRQPQQLQQQEAEGHQQGLP, from the exons GAAACCATGGAAGCGCCGCAGGGCAAAACCATgaggctcctcctcctcgcgCTCAACTGCGCCATGCTCTCCCTCGGCACTTGCGGCGGCCCCCTCCTCATGCGCCTCTACTTCATCCGCGGCGGCGCCCGCGTCTGGCTCTCCAGCTGGCTCGAGACGGGCGGCTGGCCCATCATCTTCGTCCCCCTCGCCGCGGCCTACTTCCGCCGCCGCGCCGCCGAGGGCCCCTCCGCCCGCCTCATCCTCATGGACCCCTTCCTCTTCGTCGCCTCGGCCGTCATCGGGGTCCTCACGGGCCTCGACGACTACCTCTACGCGTACGGCGTGGCGCGGCTCCCTGTCTCGACGTCGGCCCTGCTCATCGCAACGCAGCTGGGCTTCACGGCCTTGTTCGCGTTCCTCCTGGTGAGGCAGCTGTTCACGTCGTACTCGATCAACTCGGTATTCCTGTTGACGATGGGGGCCGGGGTGCTGGCGATGCACTCGAGCAGCGACCGGCCAAAGGGGGAGTCGAACAGGGAGTACTACGCGGGGTTCTTCATGACGCTCGGGGCGGCGGCGCTGTACGGGTTCATATTGCCGCTGGTGGAGCTGATGTACAAGAAGGCCAAGCAGGCGATCACGTACTCGCTGGTGTTGGAGATTCAGTTGGTGATGTGCTTCTTCGCCACCGTTTTCTGCACCATCGGCATGCTGGTCAACAAGGACTTCcag GCAATTCCTAGAGAAGCCAGGAAATACGAGCTCGGAGAAGCCCGGTACTACGTGGTGCTCGCGTGGAACGCCATCGTCTGGCAGTTCTTTTTCTTGGGAGCCATAGGAGTCATCTTCTATTCCTCCTCCCTGTTCTCGGGGATCGTCATCGCCGTTCTCCTCCCGATCACAGAGATCCTAGGGGTCATATGCTTCCAGGAGAAGTTCCAGGTGGAGAAGGCCGTGTCCCTGATCCTCTCTCTCTGGGGCTTTGCCTCGTACTTCTACGGCGAATTCAAAGTTGCCAAGAAGGACAAGCGGCAAccgcagcagctgcagcagcaagAGGCCGAAGGGCATCAACAGGGCCTTC